The genomic window AATTGGGTACATTTGAGGCTTGGGTGCATTGTTTGTGGGACCTTTCCTGGGTATTAAGATTCTGTGTTATGACCTTGAGTTATTAGTCTAAAGACCTTTGTATTATAAACTGGTGGAGTTATTCCTCTCCTCCCAACTAATTCCCTTTCTTAATTATTCCTCAGCTACAGGGCAGGAGCTCCCCAAGGGGACCATCAGGGGCAATCTCTTTGATTCACAGAGGATGGCATTGCCCACAGAGGGACCTGTGGGTCTGAAGGAGCCCCTGCTGCCCATCTCCTTCCTTGTGAAGACATAAGATGAAATGGCAGGTGTGGCTTGGCGGGGCAGGGGAGTAGTTAGTTGTACATTCTGTGTTTTTCTTTCAGCAGTTTCTGGGAACAGTCAGtgatttctctcttcctcttgtcCTATGGAGTTAATATGCTCTCTTCTCATTGACTCATTGGGTGGTGAGCAGCCCCAGTGAGGAAACCAATGACAAAGATTTTTCCCATCAGAACTAAATCTTTCTACTCAGCCCTCTTGATTCTAGGACCAAAGTTGGAAGTGCCACCTCTGTATCTCTTGCTTCCATACAGTTTCACCTTTCTCAGTTCAATTCAGTTAAATTCCATGTTAGCCATGGAAATACAAAGTTGAAACACTAAGTGTCCTTTTCATGAAGGGGCTTATTATGTAGTAAGGGACTCTAGCAGATAtccaaataaataatacaatacATGAGAATGAGATGCGGGGGGGAGAGGAGAGCCAAGAAAAGGACCCTAAGAATGTTTGGAATAGTGTGACAGCAATTTTTTTTGGGTTAGTGTGACAGGAGGACTGCAGGACGAGGGAAAGCTTCATGGAAGAGGAACCATATGAGCTACATCTTGAGGGAAGAGGCAGAGAAAAGAAGGTAGTGCTTCAGATATGGTGAGTGGGGAGGCACGAAGGGTGGAGAGAGCATGATGAACTGCAATCAGTGTGCCGGAAGAATAGtatgaaagaaaactgaaaagagagaTCTAAGCCAAATTAGGCAGGGTCTTATATATTAGACAgaggaattttctattttatcttgaaGGTAATAAGGAgctattgaagatttttttttgggggggcaaggcaatgtagttaaatgactttctcaaaatcacacaggtaattattaagtgtctgatctggatttgaactcaggtcctcttgactccagggccagtgttctagtTGCCCCTttaatgaagatttttgagcaggggGATGCCATTTTGGAGGCTCTGTGAAGGATGGATCATAACAATGGGTGACATTTACAttatgctttaagatttacaaagtgacACATATCATACATGTGATACAAactcacaacaactttgggaaggatccttattttacagatgaggaaactgaggcatagttAAGTTGTTAGTTCAAGGTCACCAGTAAAATCCTATCATGTTGAAGGAGCTAAGGACTGGTGACAAGATTCTCCTTGGAATCTGCAGTAGCTATGGCTAGAGTCACTGCCTGAGCAATATATCCCTGGTTTCCATGGTGTAAGTTCTAGGAAGGATAGGTATGAGTGCAATGGGCTGATAGCCTATGGGCATGAGTGTTTCTGGTGGGGAGTGCCCTGATTACTCTTCTGTCAAGTAGCTTTAGGTGGTTCTAGCAAAACCCTGGGTTCCTGAAGTGCTGAGATGGGGCAATTTCTAACTGCGCCTTTCTTGGCAGCTTTCCTGAGCTGAGCTCAGGCAGAATTGAATTCTCTCCTAGCCCTAGCGTTCCTGCTCCAACCCTCAGTGAATACACCAAAGCCAGATTATTTGGTCATTTTATGTACTTCAGTTTACCTGCATAGCAACACTATTCCTcccaccaaaaaaaccaaaaccaaaaccaaaaaacaaatcccacttctcctcctcccccttccccctccccttcccaagTCAGCATCTTGTTGGAAAGAGAATAGCCTTCTGAGTTTCAAAGGGGGAGATCTAAGAAATGTTTGGTCTTTGAATTTAGAATCTAATCGAGGAGACAGTATGTTTAGAAACATAGAATCTTGAATCTAGAAGGAAGACCTTGGGGATCATAGAGtctaatcttattttatagagcAGAAAACTGAGCTGTTACTCCCATCCCTCCCAGtgtcccccacccccccagaaagTGTGTTGCTCAAGGTTGCAGGATGAATTAATGTTAGCAACTAAGATGAGAATCTGGGTTTCTTGAGTTCCAGTTCAGTGTGTTTCCCACTAAATTACTATGATCATAGCcttagaaggaagggaagaagcaaacagactttttttttttaatgttccagacattattcttttttttttattttcacaattgatattttattttatttttccaatttccaaCATTATGACACATATGCATTATTTAAAAGTTACATAaatgttgctatctcttatactttatttttctaccttaaggataggatttctctctcatcgcattcaatttagatcaatgtataccatggaaacaatgtaaagactgacagattgccttctgtggagggtggggggagggaagcaagactagtggaaaaattgtaaaactcaaaataaaaaatccttaaaaaaaaagaaaggaaaaaaagttacataatttccttccaccttcccttcccacccccccttctcttcccacccccctttcCCTTAATGGCGAACAGTTTGGTGAACATTGTacttgtacatttgtgtttagcatgtttacagattagtcattttctatatgaggatcCAGACATTATTCTAAACACTGGCTAAAAGCATTTGACAAGtcacagttcctgccctcaaggaacttacatttttttGAAGGCAGATACATAATAGGGAGCACTGGATACATGCCTCTTAGCTTAAGTTGACTCTGAAATAGATTAGCAGCCTCAGCAAACTTTGTTTTTAGAGGGGGTTCTTGACCCTTTTTGAGTTTTTGACCCCTTGGGTAGCCTGGTAATGTCTATGGACCTCTtctaatgcataaaataaaataaataggattataaaggaaaccaattatataaaaaatagagTGATCAAAGTATTTTTGAAAAACTCAAATTCATGAGCCCCTAAAATCTATCCATGAAACCCTTGGGGTTTGAGGACTCTACTTTTTTTAGAGTGATAAGAGttcttagagattatttagtttctttcTACTGTAGGGAACTATAGTAGAGGAGATATTAGAGTGGCTTATGGTTTTTTGAGCCCAGATTGGCAGGATCTGGGGTATTTGAATATGGTTGAGTGAAGAGTAGGATTAGGTGCTTCTGATAGTTTTTGAGTTCAGAATAGCAAAGTCTGAGAGGGTATAGATAAGATTAGGCAAATAAAAGAGGGGAGGACATTGTGCAGAATGGGGACTGATGATATAGAGATGGGAGTCAGTAGAATAGGAACCAACTAGAATGGAGACTATTATGGGGATTGGCAACAATGTTGGCGAGATAGGGCAGGTGGTTGGTGAATATGTCTTTATGGCCAGGATCCCTTGAAACAGAGAGATCCACTACTGGACCTTAGTGGGAAGATGGCACTGGGGGAACAGAAATAGCAGAGAGATGGCCCCAGGATGGAGTTGGAAGAAGTTGTCCATCCTTCTCCACGGTCTGACATTAGCTCAAGTTGAAACTGAAGGGCCGGTGAAATAAGCACTAATGGGAGCTGACTCATAGCCAGAGGACGCCATCTGTCACAATGGAGTCTGGGGAGGGGAATGGCAGTTTCCCTGTTTATCAGCCTGGGGCCTCGGAAAACTAGAGTTGTGAGCCTGAGTCAGGGAAGACTGGGTTtatgcttctttctctctctgtcttaatACTCCCTTAGCAGGTGGGAGTTCCTGAATGGGAAAAATGGCAGACCTGGGAGTAGACCCAGGAGGTGAATAATCCAGGAGCTGGGAGTTGCCTAAGACCTCAGGGGTGTTGAAATTCTCAAGAGAACGGGGAGTCAGCAAGAGGCTCAGGCACCTCCCTCCCCAGTTGGGTATATAAAGTCTGGAGCGACACAAGGCAGCATCACTCATCCTTTTCAATCctttctgaattctctctctctctgaaaatcCTACTCTCTCTCTTGATATCATGTCTTCCTGCAGCAGACAGTTCACCTCTTCCAGTTCCATGAAGGGCTCCTGTGGAATTGGAGGTGGCTCCAGCCGTGTCTCCATGCTGGGTGGTGGCTCCTGCAGAGTCCCTAGTGTCTATGGGGGCTCAGGTTTTGGGGGCATGTCAGTGACAACCTCCCGCTTCTCCTCTGGAGGGGCCTGTGGTCTGGGAGGAGGCTATGGTGGAGGCttcagcagtagcagcagcagtggcTTTGGAGGGGCCCTAGGCAGTGGTTTTGGTGGAGGCTTTGGAGGTGGAGCTGGTTTTGGTGGTGGCTATGGTGGTGGTTTTGGTGGTGGTTATGGAGGTATGGATGGCCTTCTGGCTGGTGGGGAGAAGGTGACCATGCAAAACCTCAATGACCGCCTGGCTGCCTACCTGGAGAAGGTGAGAGCCCTGGAGGAGGCCAATACAGATCTGGAGGTGAAGATCCGAGACTGGTACCAGAGGCAGAGACCAAGTGAGGTCAAAGACTACAACCCCTATTTCAGGACCATTGAGGATCTCAAGAACAAGGTAGGCCTCATTTAGTACTCCTACCTGTCCCATCTAATCTCAGTCCTGGGGTGTGGAGTAGAACTGAATATAAATGGACAAACATGTAGAGTATAAGAAATGATAGACTTGTAAATGTAGATGTAGAAGAAACCTCAGTAGCTACTTgggcttttattttttcatatgaagaaactgagtcccagaaagatGAAGTAATTTGCCATAGGTAATAAAGTagtagaactgagatttgaaccagGCTGTCTCACTTTGTATCCAAAGCTTGTTCTACTATACTGTCTTTCTGTTTCCAAgtagggaaaaataaatgacccAGCCCCTATGAGCAATAGGGAGTTGTATCTTTTCTCAGTGGGAGAGAAGATGTCTGCCAGTCATAGGATCATCAAttaagagctgaaagggaccctCTAGACTAGTTAGTACaagtctcttattttacagatgactttgggaaaatcgtttaacttctcatattttcatctataaaatgaggaaggatttgaacctaaatttTATTGATTCCAAGTTGAGCACATCTTATATAttgtttttcatccatttttaaatGCTCAGGTACAAGAAaggtgggaaggagaggaaaTATGTTGGTCTAGCCTCTCAGAGCATCTCTAGTTATCTGAAATAGCTTAGCCTTGAGCTTGgaagaaatgaacatttttgatCTGGAGGAGATTGTATCCTGATGCTTCCTGAATTTTCAATGTGTGACTGAGGCTTTCCCCTTCTGACCCCAGAAAAATAGGTCATTCCTGAATTTGGGGATGGGTGGTCAGCAGAGGAGACTGATAGACTTTGAGGCTGATCCTGCCTTGCTGGGTTATTTTCCCTACCTAGATCTTAACAGCTACAACTGATAATGCCCAGATTGTACTGCAGATTGACAACGCTAGGCTGGCTGCTGATGACTTCAGAAACAAGTGAGTAGAAGATTGCAGTCAGTGGAGGTTAACATCTGTGAAAACACAGAATAGGTGATAAGAGGTGACTGCTCTGGCAATTTTTAAGACCTGGGGAAGGACGAAGTGAACAGAAGGATCTGGGCAGCTCCTGAGTGATTACTtgcttcttctctcctccccatcccaGATATGAGCATGAGTTGATCCTGAGACAGACTGTTGAGGCTGACATCAATGGCCTGCGCAGGGTATTGGATGAGTTGACCCTGGGCAGAACTGACCtggaaatgcaaattgaaagCTTGAAAGAGGAGTTGGCTTACCTGAAGAAGAACCATGAGGAGGTGAGGCCTCTGACCCTGGTCAAGGTTGGGATAGGGGGACTGGGGGAAAGTTTTCTTTTAGGTGAACCAGCTTCAGTGTGTGtgagtttttttaatgttattttatttaattttttcaattccatgcaaagatcattttcaatattcatctttttgtaagcttttgagttccacacttttctacTTACCTCCCTTCCTGCCCTCTCTTCATGACAACGAGTAATCTATTATgtcatacatgtacaatcaagTTTAGCATATTTCagtattagtcatgttataaaagaagaatcagagctaaATGGAAGAAAAGCCAtgagaaaaaaaccataaaacaaatttgaaagcaaaaagagtatgctttggtctacattcagactccatagttctttctctgagtgtGAGGgccttttccattcttcttgaGCACTGTCCTGTTGAGAGAAGTTGAGTATTATAGCTGATCATCATGCATGAGAGTTGTGAGGATAGGGAGAAGGTGCAGTTAATAGTCAAGAAGGGGAGTCTGGCCATCCCCATGATGCAATGCACAGCTAACCAAGTCTCTCTTCATCTCTAGGAGATGAATGCTCTGCGGGGTCAGACCGGTGGCGATGTCTCTGTGGAGATGGACGCTGCTCCTGGGGTCGACCTCAGCCAAGTGCTGAATGACATGCGTGCCCAATATGAGCAAATGGCTGAAAAGAACCGCAGAGATGCTGAGACCTGGTTCTTGAGCAAGGTGGGTGCCAGTTCTTCTTGAACCCTCTGGAGACAGAGTGAACCTACTTCAAAAAGcctttctctctgcctcctctCAAAcatcctggctttttttttctgcttttagaCAGAGGAGCTCAATCGGGAAGTAGCCACCAACAGCGAAATGATCCAGAGTGGCAAGACTGAGATCTCTGAGCTGAGGCGAACCCTTCAGACCCTAGAGATCGACCTGCAGTCCCAGCTCAGCATGGTAAGTGAACCAGCTCCTAGTATCATGGGTCATTGAAGACATTATCCTTTTCTACTCAGCCCCTAACTTTGTAGGGAAGGACACTGAAGCTCAGGTGGGTACAGCCCTCTTTGAAGGTGACTGGAGACTCATTGCAATTCACCTCAACTCAATAGGCAATCATGGAGTGGTAGGCACTGGGCTAGATAATTCtggaagaaagacagaaacaaaaacaattcttgtACTCAAGGGGTTTATGAAGGAGATCTTGTTTAAATCCACTACCTAAAACCTCCAAGGAAGTCTTATTTGAAGTAGTAAATAGTAGATCTGGGATACAAATCTAAATCTTCTGATATCAAATTCTGTACTCCTGTAGTAAGTGCTTGTTAAACACcttttcattcatccatccatctatctacctattgaTTCATCCTTCTagattcctccctccctccctttctctctttccctccttacctttctctttttctttctttttttctttctaccattaTTACTTTTCTATCTTCATCACTATCACTCTCAATAACAACAACATCCcctcacagattttttttcctttattttattttcataacactGCCAAAGAGTAGGTAGGGGAGATACTTTtagttccattttatagatgaagaaaaaagcaaCGTGTGGAAAGGTGAGGTCATTTGCTTCAGATCCACACATATTGGAGGCAGAATTGAGTTGGAACTAGAATTTCATGCTCCTTATCAGTGGAGGGGATCCCACTATTACTgaattctttgtcttcttttctctccttctcagAAAGCCTCCCTAGAAAACAGCCTGGAAGAAACCAAAGGCCGCTACTGTCTGCAGCTGTCCCAGATCCAGGGGCTCATTGTCAGCGTTGAGGAACAGCTGGCTCAGCTCCGCTGTGAGATGGAacagcagaaccaagagtacaaGATTCTCCTGGACGTAAAGACCCGTCTGGAGCAGGAGATTGCCACCTACCGCCGCCTGCTGGAGGGAGAGGATGCCCAGTGAGTGGCCTAGTCCCTCTCAGTttgtctcccccttcccccttcccccttcccccttcccccttcccccttcccccttccccccttccccccttccccccttcccccctttcccccttccccccccccttcccccttcccccttcccccttcccccttcccccctccaatCTATCCTGAATTTCTTTTACCCACAATACCTTATTCTAACAGTTGTACTTTTTCCTTTGCTTGCAGTCTTTCTTCCCAGGTTTCATCTggccagtcttcttacacctctCAGGAAGGTAAGGTCCTCTCATTTCTATCTGTACATTTGAATCTCCTTTTAAAGTCTATTGACTCATAGGACATCTGAGTTGGAAGGATCCTTGGGCGGTCTGGTGAAATCTACTAATCTCTCCTCAGAATAAAGTtatgaaatgcataaaatacagaAGATAGCAAAGAAAACCAGTCATGttgaaatattcaaaatattcaaatattcaaaactattaaaaaaaacaactcatggacctcaggttaagaacttcTGATTCTGGTctagtctcttcattttacagaagaggaatctTGAGTTTTAGAGAGATGAAATGAACTCTTTGATGACAGTGACTAAGGGACAGAGTTGGGACTCAAACTGAGTTTTCTTGACTATTGGTCCAATGATCTTTCCTCTTC from Macrotis lagotis isolate mMagLag1 chromosome 2, bilby.v1.9.chrom.fasta, whole genome shotgun sequence includes these protein-coding regions:
- the LOC141511326 gene encoding keratin, type I cytoskeletal 16-like, which produces MSSCSRQFTSSSSMKGSCGIGGGSSRVSMLGGGSCRVPSVYGGSGFGGMSVTTSRFSSGGACGLGGGYGGGFSSSSSSGFGGALGSGFGGGFGGGAGFGGGYGGGFGGGYGGMDGLLAGGEKVTMQNLNDRLAAYLEKVRALEEANTDLEVKIRDWYQRQRPSEVKDYNPYFRTIEDLKNKILTATTDNAQIVLQIDNARLAADDFRNKYEHELILRQTVEADINGLRRVLDELTLGRTDLEMQIESLKEELAYLKKNHEEEMNALRGQTGGDVSVEMDAAPGVDLSQVLNDMRAQYEQMAEKNRRDAETWFLSKTEELNREVATNSEMIQSGKTEISELRRTLQTLEIDLQSQLSMKASLENSLEETKGRYCLQLSQIQGLIVSVEEQLAQLRCEMEQQNQEYKILLDVKTRLEQEIATYRRLLEGEDAHLSSQVSSGQSSYTSQEGYSGRQTRPILKEQTVSITHSQSQSQSQRSKH